The genomic window GGGCCAGCGAATCCGCCAGCACCTGGCCCCAGCGCGCCCGCGCCTCGCCCGCGATCATGCGGAAGCGCCAGGGGCGCAGCCCGCCATGGTCGGGTGCGCGCAAGGCCGCGGCCACCGACAATTCCAGCGCGGCCGCATCGGGCGCGGGCGGGCGAAGCTGCGTGGGCGAGACGGAGGCGCGGCCGAGCAGCATGGCCAGCGCCGTGTTGGGGGGGTTGTGATCGGGCATGGGGGGCTCCGGGCTGGCTTTAATGTAATTGCGACGCATTCTCATTTAGCATAGGCTCCGGCCGTTCCGAAAGAGACAGCTTGAAGGAAGGCCGCATGTCCCACACCCCTCCCTGCCCGGACGGCCATGCCGACACCGACCGGCCCGTGCACGCGCTGGACATCCCTGCCCTGCTGGTGGTGGGCGCGATGCGCGCCTGGGTGGCACCCCTGGTCAAGCCCGGACAGGAGCACCCGAACTGGCGCGAAATCCTGCGCCTGGCCGGGGTGCCCGGCGAGGGCGCGCAGGGCTTCAACCGGCTGATGGAGGTGGTGGCCGGCCATGCCCGGCGCCTGATCGAGGTGCGTTGCTGCCATTGCCCCGCCCTTGGCGAGGACGAGGTGCACATGCTCTCGCTCATGGGGGCATTGCAGCAGGGCGATGCCTTCATGCCGGTGCGGATTCTCACGGACTGGCTGCCGGCGGGCCAGGTGACGCCGGCGCTGGCCAGCGCGCAGCGCTTCGCCGCCATCCTGGCCGCGCAGGGGCTGCGCCTGCCCGGCCCCGCGCGGCCGGCCCTGATGCACTGACGGGCCGGGGCTGGCGCCCCCCGCCCGCCCATGGCTGGATGGCAACCTCAAGAAATCAGGAGGATGCCCATGTCCGCGACCCGCAAGACCGCCCTCATCACCGGCGCCGGCCGCAACATCGGCCGCGCCGTGGCGCTGGGCCTGGCGCAGGATGGCTTCGACGTCGTCATCAACGGCTCACGCGACCGCGCGGCCTGCGAGGCGGTGGCCGAGGCGGCCCGCGCGCATGGCGTGCGCGCCCAGGTCGTGATGGGCGATGTGGGCAGCGCCCCCGAATGCGCGCGCATCGCGCAGGAGGCGATGACACTTTCGGGTGGCGTGGATGTGCTGGTGAACAACGCCGCCCTGCGCCCCGCCAAACCCTTCCTGGAGATGAGCGAGGAGGAATGGCGCCGCGTCATCGCCGTGGACATGGATGCGGCGGTGTGGCTCTCGCGCGCCTGCCTGCCTGGCATGCTGGAACGCGGCTGGGGGCGTATCGTGAACTTCACCGGGATGAACGCCATCCATGGCTATGCCGGGCGCGCGCCGGTTTCGGTGGCCAAGCACGGGGTCTGGGGACTGACCAAGGCGCTGGCGAAGGAATTCGGGCCGCGCGGCGTCACGGTGAACGCCATCTCCCCTGGCCCGATCGCGGCCGATGACCCGGCCACGGGCGAGGGCGCGGCCTACCGCGCCGCGGCCGTGGCGAAAGTGCCGGTGGGACGCGAGGGCACGCCGGCCGAGGTGGCCGCCGTGCTGCGCC from Roseococcus microcysteis includes these protein-coding regions:
- a CDS encoding SDR family NAD(P)-dependent oxidoreductase; translated protein: MSATRKTALITGAGRNIGRAVALGLAQDGFDVVINGSRDRAACEAVAEAARAHGVRAQVVMGDVGSAPECARIAQEAMTLSGGVDVLVNNAALRPAKPFLEMSEEEWRRVIAVDMDAAVWLSRACLPGMLERGWGRIVNFTGMNAIHGYAGRAPVSVAKHGVWGLTKALAKEFGPRGVTVNAISPGPIAADDPATGEGAAYRAAAVAKVPVGREGTPAEVAAVLRLLVSSGGAYVNGQMLQVNGGAQT